From Actinomyces slackii, a single genomic window includes:
- the amrS gene encoding AmmeMemoRadiSam system radical SAM enzyme, with translation MSAQSAGAGTEPRTARWWRPMADGRLRCELCPRRCTLRDGQRGFCFVRARRGDEIVLTTYGRSSGLALDPIEKKPLAHVRPGSTILSLGTAGCNLACRYCQNWEISTSRDVDALAASASPAVLARAAGQEGAVGVALTYNDPVVFAEYAIDVAQACHEAGLLAVAVSAGWIEPAPGRELFAAVDAANIDLKGFTEDFYRRTTGARLADVLDTLVLVRSLGTWLEITTLLIPGRNDSDAEIAAQCAWIVAELGSEVPVHFSAFHPAHRMLDVPRTPASTLERAREIARDAGIAHVYLGNVRTRDGSSTRCAGCGALLVGREGYRVTDYRITPEGACPQCDRGVAGLWDPAGPPPAVGQWWPRRVDVGA, from the coding sequence ATGAGCGCGCAGTCCGCCGGAGCGGGGACCGAGCCCCGCACGGCCCGGTGGTGGCGGCCCATGGCGGACGGCCGGCTGCGCTGCGAGCTGTGCCCCCGCCGGTGCACGCTGCGCGATGGCCAGCGCGGGTTCTGCTTCGTGCGGGCCCGGCGCGGCGACGAGATCGTCCTGACCACCTACGGGCGCTCCTCGGGTCTGGCCCTGGACCCGATCGAGAAGAAGCCGCTGGCGCATGTGCGGCCGGGATCGACGATCCTGTCCCTGGGGACCGCTGGCTGCAACCTGGCGTGCAGGTACTGCCAGAACTGGGAGATCTCCACCTCGCGGGACGTGGACGCGCTCGCCGCCAGCGCCTCCCCCGCCGTACTGGCCCGGGCCGCCGGGCAGGAGGGCGCCGTGGGTGTGGCCCTGACCTACAACGATCCGGTGGTCTTCGCCGAGTACGCCATCGACGTCGCCCAGGCCTGTCATGAGGCGGGACTGCTGGCGGTGGCGGTCAGCGCGGGCTGGATCGAGCCGGCCCCCGGGCGCGAGCTCTTCGCAGCGGTCGACGCCGCCAATATCGATCTCAAGGGCTTCACCGAGGACTTCTACCGGCGCACCACGGGGGCGCGCCTGGCCGACGTCCTGGATACCCTCGTCCTGGTGCGCTCCCTGGGGACCTGGCTGGAGATCACCACCTTGCTCATCCCCGGGCGCAACGACTCCGACGCTGAGATCGCCGCCCAGTGCGCGTGGATCGTCGCCGAGCTCGGCAGCGAGGTGCCCGTGCACTTCTCGGCCTTCCACCCGGCCCACCGCATGCTGGACGTGCCCCGCACGCCGGCCTCCACCCTGGAGCGGGCCCGGGAGATCGCCCGTGACGCCGGGATCGCCCACGTCTACCTCGGCAACGTCCGGACCCGTGACGGCTCCTCCACCCGCTGCGCCGGCTGCGGGGCCCTGCTCGTGGGCCGTGAGGGCTACCGAGTCACCGACTACCGGATCACACCCGAGGGCGCCTGCCCGCAGTGCGACCGTGGGGTTGCGGGCCTCTGGGACCCGGCCGGCCCGCCACCGGCGGTGGGCCAGTGGTGGCCGCGACGGGTCGACGTCGGCGCCTGA
- a CDS encoding cobalamin-independent methionine synthase II family protein, protein MSAAIRTTHVGSLPRTQALLEANAAHHAGTLDDAGLAAVVTAETDAVVARQAEIGLSIVNDGEYGHAMTEKVDYGAWWFYSFQRFSGLEVISPEQAAASRRPTPAGKLELDAMTDRRDWVAFAEAYWDPTSGIHLANGPAPVIPAVTGELAYTGQEIVARDIAALTSALDKAGKPVSEGFIASISPASAARIGNYHYEDDEAAVWAWAEALREEYLAITQAGLTVQIDAPDLAESWDQFRIEPALEDYRAFSEVRIEALNHALRGIDPAQVRYHVCWGSWHGPHSTDLGFAHIVDLALSVNAAGLTFEAANARHEHEWRIWQDTELPEGKYLIPGVVGHATNVLEHPELVADRIERFARAVGPERVVASTDCGLGGRVHSQIAWAKLEALTQGAAIASERL, encoded by the coding sequence ATGTCTGCCGCCATCCGCACCACCCACGTCGGCTCCCTGCCCCGCACCCAGGCGCTCCTGGAGGCCAATGCCGCCCACCACGCCGGAACCCTCGACGACGCCGGGCTGGCCGCCGTCGTCACCGCCGAGACCGACGCCGTGGTCGCCCGCCAGGCCGAGATCGGGCTGAGCATCGTCAACGACGGCGAGTACGGCCACGCCATGACCGAGAAGGTCGACTACGGGGCCTGGTGGTTCTACAGCTTCCAGCGCTTCTCCGGCCTGGAGGTCATCAGCCCCGAGCAGGCTGCCGCCTCGCGCAGGCCCACCCCGGCCGGCAAGCTCGAGCTGGACGCCATGACCGACCGGCGCGACTGGGTGGCCTTCGCCGAGGCCTACTGGGACCCCACCTCCGGCATCCACCTGGCCAACGGTCCCGCGCCCGTCATCCCGGCCGTCACCGGGGAACTGGCCTACACCGGCCAGGAGATCGTCGCCCGCGACATCGCCGCCCTGACCTCAGCCCTGGACAAGGCGGGCAAGCCCGTCTCCGAGGGCTTCATCGCCTCCATCTCCCCGGCCTCGGCCGCGCGCATCGGCAACTACCACTACGAGGACGATGAGGCCGCGGTGTGGGCCTGGGCCGAGGCGCTGCGCGAGGAGTACCTGGCGATCACCCAGGCGGGCCTGACCGTCCAGATCGACGCCCCCGACCTGGCCGAGTCCTGGGACCAGTTCCGCATCGAGCCCGCTCTGGAGGACTACCGGGCCTTCTCCGAGGTGCGCATCGAGGCCCTCAACCACGCCCTGCGCGGCATCGACCCCGCCCAGGTGCGCTACCACGTGTGCTGGGGATCGTGGCACGGACCCCACTCCACCGACCTGGGCTTCGCGCATATCGTGGACCTGGCGCTGTCGGTCAACGCGGCGGGCCTGACCTTCGAGGCCGCCAACGCCCGCCACGAGCACGAGTGGCGGATCTGGCAGGACACCGAGCTGCCCGAGGGCAAGTACCTCATCCCCGGCGTGGTGGGCCACGCCACCAATGTCCTGGAGCACCCCGAGCTCGTGGCCGACCGCATCGAGCGCTTCGCCCGGGCCGTGGGCCCCGAGCGGGTCGTGGCCTCCACCGACTGCGGCCTGGGCGGGCGCGTCCACTCCCAGATCGCCTGGGCCAAGCTGGAGGCCCTGACCCAGGGCGCGGCAATCGCCTCCGAGAGGCTCTAA